The following DNA comes from Bacteroidales bacterium.
TCAAATCGAAATTTGCATTTTCAAAAAATATACAATTATTAAGAGATAATTTTCCATTAACATAAGTCTCCTGCATTGTAAATTTTCCTTTAAATTCAGAATTGGTCATATATAAATTTCCATGAAAGGATGCGTAAATCATAGAAAAAGTTTTCTCTACTTTTATTTCATTAAAATAACTATCTTTTGCCCAAATACTTAAATTATCAAATATTGCTTTTTCTCTAAATTTAGACTGACTGAAATTTAACATGCCAAAAACTATAGTATTACTGAAATCGATGTCACCTCTAAAATCACAATCTAAAAAAGCAAGATTATTTTTGAATACACTATTTACCGGTAGATTTGCTTTTTTACTCTTAGTTGAAACTTTGCCCATAAAAACGCAGTTAACAAAAAGAATATTAGAATTGATTTCATTTTGTAACATACTGCCGTTTACTATAAATTCTTGATTAACATCAGTAAAGTTAAGGTCGTCAATTATAATCTTTTCCGCAATGTGAATATGTTTTTCTTTCTTTATAAGTTTGATAATTTCCGAGGCAGTAATTTCTTTTTTCTCATTTGCCGTACATGATGTGCATGTGAATAAAAAACATATAATAAATAGAAATACTTTTTGCAAAGATTTTTCAAAATTAATTTTCATATGATTTTTTGTGCAAAAATATACTTTTTTATGAAAATTACGGTAATAAAATTTTAATTATCCGATTCAAAAAGGAAAACTCAAAATTATTATTTTTTACTATCTAAGTTTAAAAATATTTGAATATTTTTGCAATTTCTAAATAATTATGGATAAGGAAAATTTATTGTCTTTTTTATCGCAATATGATGAACAAGTAATTGATAATGTACTACAATTAAGAGATATAGTTCTTGCAAATCTTCCTAATGTTATTGAACAAATTGATTTGCCGGCTAAAATGGTTGCTTATTGTTATGGTAATAAATATTCGGAATTAATTTGTACTATTATTCCGTCAAAAAAAGGGGTTAAGTTAGGCTTTAATAGAGGAACTAAAATCCATGATCCGAATAATCTGTTAAAAGGCGTCGGTAAAATATCGCGTTATGTTGAG
Coding sequences within:
- a CDS encoding DUF1801 domain-containing protein, which translates into the protein MDKENLLSFLSQYDEQVIDNVLQLRDIVLANLPNVIEQIDLPAKMVAYCYGNKYSELICTIIPSKKGVKLGFNRGTKIHDPNNLLKGVGKISRYVEIKNTKDIDKKALIDMVKDAYELYLSMI